One segment of Micromonospora parathelypteridis DNA contains the following:
- the uraD gene encoding 2-oxo-4-hydroxy-4-carboxy-5-ureidoimidazoline decarboxylase produces the protein MPLATFNAMPVDAASAVLATCCQTTRWHAEVCRRRPFTSVEQLADAASAILAGLGWPDIHQALQAHPRIGSPPRGDDAADRMSRDEQAGVGDTSMTVANEAYEARFGHVFLVSAAGLSGEEILDRLGERLRNDPDRERSVVAEELNKIMKRRLTEVVTP, from the coding sequence GTGCCGCTGGCAACCTTCAATGCCATGCCTGTCGACGCTGCGTCGGCGGTACTGGCAACGTGCTGTCAGACCACCCGCTGGCACGCTGAGGTCTGCCGTCGCCGGCCCTTCACCTCCGTCGAGCAGCTGGCCGACGCCGCGTCGGCCATCCTCGCCGGGCTGGGTTGGCCCGACATCCACCAGGCGCTACAGGCTCACCCACGCATTGGCAGCCCACCCCGGGGCGACGACGCCGCCGACCGCATGTCACGGGACGAACAGGCCGGGGTGGGCGACACGTCGATGACGGTGGCCAACGAGGCGTACGAGGCCCGCTTCGGGCATGTCTTCCTCGTCAGCGCGGCCGGCCTGTCCGGCGAGGAGATCCTCGATCGGCTGGGGGAGCGGCTCCGCAACGACCCGGACCGCGAGCGAAGCGTCGTCGCAGAGGAACTCAACAAGATCATGAAGCGAAGGCTGACCGAAGTGGTGACGCCGTGA
- the uraH gene encoding hydroxyisourate hydrolase, whose amino-acid sequence MTDSLVDSPRLAAIAGPTTSLTTHILDLALGRPAVGVEIRLERHDPPDWSLVCTGVTGSDGRITTWSAPVGPGTYRLVADSGAYFEATSRPTFYPEITIQIRLESLPHYHVPILLSPYSYSTYLGS is encoded by the coding sequence GTGACGGACTCTCTGGTGGACTCGCCGCGCCTCGCGGCCATCGCGGGCCCGACGACCTCCCTGACCACACACATACTCGACCTGGCCCTGGGCCGCCCCGCCGTCGGCGTGGAGATCCGTCTGGAGCGGCATGATCCGCCCGACTGGTCGCTGGTCTGCACGGGCGTCACGGGCAGCGACGGCCGCATCACCACCTGGTCCGCCCCGGTGGGGCCGGGCACCTACCGGCTGGTGGCCGACAGCGGCGCCTATTTCGAGGCGACAAGTCGCCCCACGTTCTATCCCGAGATCACCATCCAGATACGGCTGGAGTCGCTGCCGCACTACCACGTGCCGATCCTGCTGAGCCCTTACTCCTACTCCACGTATCTAGGGAGCTGA
- the pucL gene encoding factor-independent urate hydroxylase, translating to MAILTQNRYGKAEIRLVAVDRTDDQHRLTDLTVHVALSGAFEGAYRSGENTTLLPTDSQKNAVYALAAERGPEPVEEFGLALGRHFLAGNPEVECAQVHLVQHAWNRLGERHSFTAAESARRTATVSATRSGASVCAGIDGLMLLNTTGSEFRGFRRDRYTTLPEASDRILASRVRARWVRRSLDGTDWDDEYATARESMTSAFVDTYSTSLQQTLLVMGERVLTDCPDIARVHLSLSNVHHLPALSLYGLQGVVEEKAQRVYVASAQPHGVIEGTVTRNDTDGMAASDPAWTAAEGWPW from the coding sequence ATGGCTATCCTCACCCAGAACCGGTACGGCAAGGCCGAGATTCGGCTCGTCGCGGTGGATCGCACCGACGACCAGCATCGGCTGACGGATCTCACCGTCCACGTCGCCCTCAGTGGCGCGTTCGAGGGGGCGTACCGCAGCGGTGAAAACACGACGCTGCTGCCCACCGACAGCCAGAAGAACGCCGTGTACGCGCTTGCCGCTGAGCGTGGGCCCGAGCCGGTCGAGGAGTTCGGGCTGGCGTTGGGGCGCCATTTCCTCGCGGGCAATCCGGAGGTGGAGTGCGCCCAGGTCCACCTCGTACAGCACGCCTGGAACCGCCTTGGTGAACGTCACTCGTTCACGGCCGCGGAATCTGCGCGCCGCACGGCCACGGTCTCTGCCACCCGGTCGGGCGCCTCGGTCTGCGCCGGGATCGACGGCCTCATGCTGCTGAACACCACCGGCTCCGAGTTTCGCGGCTTTCGCCGCGACCGGTACACCACGCTGCCGGAGGCCAGCGACCGCATCCTCGCCAGCCGGGTCCGGGCCCGCTGGGTGCGCCGCTCGCTCGACGGCACCGACTGGGATGACGAGTACGCGACCGCGCGCGAGTCGATGACCTCCGCCTTCGTCGACACCTACAGCACCTCGCTGCAGCAGACGCTGTTGGTGATGGGCGAGCGGGTGCTGACGGACTGCCCCGACATCGCCCGCGTTCACCTGTCCCTCAGCAACGTGCACCACCTGCCCGCGCTCAGCCTGTACGGGCTGCAGGGCGTCGTCGAGGAGAAGGCCCAGCGCGTGTACGTGGCCTCGGCGCAACCCCACGGGGTCATCGAAGGAACGGTGACTCGCAACGACACCGACGGCATGGCGGCGAGCGACCCCGCCTGGACCGCCGCGGAAGGGTGGCCGTGGTGA
- a CDS encoding 8-oxoguanine deaminase yields the protein MTGASRPLAIEGCAIATVNGSGTEYEYGHMVVENGRIAKIGPGPLPMRADVTRIDGRGCLATPGLVNVHHHLYQWATRGLAQDHDLFGWLTSLYPMWASIDVDLVRDTTAAGLAWLALSGCTTSADHPYIFPDRVGDLLAAEVAEAGRIGLRLHLCRGAIDLGHSRGGLPPDELVENTHDCLSAMKQAVSDFHDPSPGAMVRVAIAPCSPFSVSAQLMAESAALARDMGVRLHTHLAETIQEEHYCKDKFGVTPVRYLERLGWLADDVWLAHGVHLSDDAIETMAKEGVAVAHCPSSNARLGAGIAPVRRMLDAGIAVGLGVDGPASQESGLLVAELRQAMYSARLDGGPTAMSARDALRMGTMGGAHCLGRQDEIGSLEVGKLADIALWRLDTLGHAGIADPVAALVFGPPAGLARLLVHGREVVVDGELQTADITQLTKGLEESCRRLATRH from the coding sequence GTGACCGGGGCGAGCCGGCCACTGGCGATCGAGGGCTGCGCGATAGCGACGGTGAACGGGTCCGGCACCGAATACGAGTACGGTCACATGGTCGTCGAGAATGGTCGCATCGCCAAGATCGGCCCCGGACCGTTGCCGATGCGGGCAGACGTGACTCGGATCGACGGCCGAGGATGCTTGGCCACCCCCGGCCTGGTGAACGTTCATCACCACCTGTACCAGTGGGCGACACGAGGATTGGCCCAGGACCACGACCTCTTTGGCTGGTTGACGTCGCTGTACCCGATGTGGGCATCCATCGACGTCGACCTCGTACGGGACACGACCGCGGCCGGTCTCGCCTGGCTGGCGCTGTCGGGCTGCACGACCTCCGCCGACCACCCCTACATCTTCCCCGACCGGGTCGGGGACCTGCTGGCAGCCGAGGTGGCCGAGGCCGGGCGAATCGGCCTGCGACTGCACCTGTGCCGCGGCGCGATAGACCTGGGGCACTCACGCGGCGGGCTCCCGCCGGACGAGCTCGTCGAGAACACCCACGACTGCCTCAGCGCGATGAAGCAGGCCGTCTCCGACTTCCACGATCCCAGTCCCGGGGCGATGGTGCGCGTCGCGATCGCGCCCTGCTCGCCCTTCTCCGTCAGTGCCCAGCTCATGGCGGAGAGCGCGGCGCTGGCGCGCGACATGGGTGTTCGGCTGCACACGCACCTTGCCGAGACCATTCAGGAGGAGCACTACTGCAAGGACAAGTTCGGTGTGACACCGGTCCGCTATCTGGAGCGCCTGGGATGGCTCGCCGACGACGTGTGGCTCGCCCATGGCGTACATCTGTCCGATGACGCGATCGAAACGATGGCGAAAGAGGGGGTGGCGGTCGCGCACTGCCCGAGCTCGAACGCACGGCTGGGCGCGGGCATCGCGCCGGTGCGCCGGATGCTGGACGCTGGTATCGCGGTCGGCTTGGGCGTGGACGGTCCCGCGTCCCAGGAATCCGGACTTCTCGTCGCCGAGCTACGTCAAGCGATGTACTCGGCACGCCTGGATGGCGGGCCAACGGCGATGTCCGCCCGGGATGCGCTGCGGATGGGGACCATGGGCGGTGCGCACTGCCTGGGGCGGCAAGACGAGATCGGTTCGCTGGAGGTCGGCAAGCTGGCGGACATCGCCCTGTGGCGTCTGGACACCCTGGGCCACGCCGGTATCGCCGATCCCGTAGCCGCGCTCGTCTTCGGCCCTCCCGCAGGGCTGGCCCGGCTGCTCGTGCACGGGCGGGAGGTCGTCGTCGACGGCGAGTTGCAGACCGCGGACATCACCCAACTCACCAAGGGCTTGGAGGAGTCATGCCGGCGCCTCGCGACCAGGCACTAG
- the allB gene encoding allantoinase AllB, whose amino-acid sequence MPAPRDQALDLVVRSDRVVTPSGERPAAVGVVGGTIAVITDRDARLAAIDDVDIGRDALLPGLVDSHVHVNEPGRTHWEGFETATAAAAAGGITTLLDMPLNALPPTTTADALDRKRALARERCAIDVGFWGGAVPGNLGKLNDLVDAGVFGLKCFLVDSGVPEFPALNPRELATCMREVRAVDSLLLVHAEDSSDLRPGVDSTSYADFLASRPASAEVRAVALTARLAMQLGTRTHIVHLSSADAVPTIASAKRAGAALTVETCPHYLTLTAETIPDGATEFKCCPPIRDARQQEGLWEALASGAIDCVVSDHSPCPPAMKHTGTGNFNAAWGGIASLELTLALVWTHAQRRGFGLSDVTRWMADAPARIARIPGRGRIAVGYRADLVWFAPRERFTVDPRRLRQRHALTPYAGMTLTGVVRRTWLAGSPSRPGGGRLLTARAGVPA is encoded by the coding sequence ATGCCGGCGCCTCGCGACCAGGCACTAGACCTGGTCGTCCGATCCGACCGCGTGGTGACGCCGTCCGGGGAGCGACCCGCAGCGGTGGGGGTCGTCGGCGGCACCATCGCGGTCATCACCGACCGGGACGCTCGCCTGGCGGCGATCGACGACGTGGACATCGGCCGGGACGCCCTGCTACCCGGCCTGGTCGACTCGCACGTGCACGTCAACGAACCGGGGCGTACGCACTGGGAGGGTTTCGAGACGGCGACGGCCGCCGCAGCGGCGGGCGGCATCACGACCCTGCTCGACATGCCGCTGAACGCCCTACCGCCCACCACCACGGCAGATGCGCTGGACCGTAAACGGGCCCTCGCCCGGGAGCGGTGCGCCATCGACGTCGGGTTCTGGGGCGGTGCCGTTCCAGGGAACCTCGGCAAGCTGAACGATCTGGTCGACGCCGGAGTGTTCGGGCTGAAGTGTTTCCTGGTCGACAGCGGCGTGCCGGAGTTTCCCGCGCTCAACCCGCGCGAACTGGCGACCTGCATGCGTGAGGTACGAGCCGTGGACAGCCTGCTGCTGGTGCACGCCGAGGACAGCAGCGACCTGCGTCCAGGGGTGGACAGCACCTCGTACGCCGACTTCCTCGCGTCGCGGCCCGCCTCGGCGGAGGTCCGCGCGGTGGCGCTGACCGCCCGCCTGGCAATGCAGCTCGGCACCCGGACGCACATCGTCCACCTGTCCAGTGCCGATGCGGTCCCGACGATCGCATCGGCCAAGAGGGCTGGAGCCGCGCTGACCGTCGAGACCTGCCCGCACTACCTGACCCTCACCGCCGAGACGATCCCCGACGGCGCGACCGAGTTCAAGTGCTGCCCGCCGATCCGCGACGCCCGCCAGCAGGAGGGCCTGTGGGAGGCGCTGGCGAGCGGCGCCATCGACTGCGTCGTCTCGGACCACTCGCCGTGCCCGCCGGCGATGAAACACACCGGCACGGGCAACTTCAACGCCGCCTGGGGTGGCATCGCCTCGCTGGAACTCACCCTGGCGTTGGTGTGGACCCATGCCCAGCGGCGCGGATTCGGCCTGTCCGACGTCACGCGGTGGATGGCCGACGCGCCCGCTCGCATTGCCCGCATCCCTGGTCGTGGGCGCATCGCCGTGGGTTACCGGGCCGACCTCGTGTGGTTCGCGCCGCGTGAACGCTTCACCGTTGACCCGCGGCGACTGCGTCAGCGCCACGCCCTCACCCCGTACGCCGGGATGACGCTGACCGGGGTGGTACGGCGTACGTGGCTCGCGGGATCGCCGTCGCGCCCGGGCGGGGGGCGCCTGCTGACGGCGCGGGCCGGCGTTCCGGCGTGA
- a CDS encoding nucleotidyltransferase family protein, whose amino-acid sequence MSEPRIAGLLLAGGAGRRYGMPKALVVVDGRRLVERGLATLRDAACDPVVVVLGAAAQQVRSRTDLSGATVTDNPEWHTGMGSSLRAGLTALTAIPVDAVAVLLVDTPGVTAAAVRRLRGLGDRTGLAVATYHGQPGHPVLLGRDHWPAVSAMAVGDVGARRYLTAHADLVTHVPCEDIADGTDLDVPRDNPAEADD is encoded by the coding sequence GTGAGCGAACCCCGGATCGCTGGGCTCCTGTTGGCGGGCGGCGCGGGGCGCCGGTACGGGATGCCGAAGGCACTGGTCGTGGTCGACGGTCGCCGGCTGGTCGAGCGTGGCCTCGCAACGCTGCGCGACGCGGCCTGCGACCCCGTCGTCGTGGTGTTGGGCGCGGCGGCGCAGCAGGTACGGTCTCGTACCGACCTGTCCGGCGCGACGGTGACGGACAATCCCGAGTGGCACACCGGCATGGGGTCGTCGCTGCGGGCCGGGCTGACCGCACTGACGGCGATCCCGGTGGACGCGGTCGCCGTGCTACTGGTCGACACACCCGGCGTCACCGCAGCCGCGGTCCGGCGTTTGCGCGGACTCGGCGACCGCACCGGGCTGGCGGTCGCCACGTACCACGGCCAGCCCGGGCATCCGGTCCTGCTCGGGCGCGACCACTGGCCAGCGGTATCGGCCATGGCGGTCGGCGACGTGGGCGCGCGCCGCTACCTCACCGCGCATGCCGATCTGGTGACCCACGTGCCCTGCGAGGACATCGCGGACGGCACCGACCTCGACGTTCCACGGGACAACCCCGCCGAAGCAGACGACTGA
- a CDS encoding carbohydrate-binding protein — protein MRSRRIFAVVAGAAMAVTAAVAFVPSSMAAVSSANAVPMVACTAPGWAEGITYQAGTQVTYGGRLYQALVTHTAHPGAGWNPAATPSLWRDLGACSGSTPPPTTPPPTTPPPTTPPPTTPPPTTPPPTTPPPTGGTCAVKSRPAGKVLQGYWENWDGASNGVHPGLGWIPITDSRLNQHGYNVINAAFPVIRADGTVLWENGMDAGVKVATPAEMCQAKAAGATILMSIGGAAAGIDLSSAAVADRFIATIVPILTAYHFDGIDIDIETGLTGSGNINTLSTSQANLIRIIDGVLARMPSNFGLTMAPETAYVTGGSVVYGSIWGSYLPIIKKYVDNGRLWWLNMQYYNGSMYGCSGDSYPAGTVQGFTVQTQCLNNGLTIQGTTIRVPYDKQVPGLPAQNGAGGGYMSTSLVTQAWNSVPGLKGLMTWSANWDGSKGWTFGDNVKRLQGR, from the coding sequence ATGAGGAGCCGTCGGATTTTCGCAGTGGTGGCCGGGGCGGCGATGGCCGTCACGGCCGCCGTCGCCTTCGTCCCCAGCAGCATGGCGGCCGTGTCCTCGGCCAACGCCGTCCCGATGGTCGCCTGCACCGCCCCGGGCTGGGCCGAGGGCATCACCTACCAGGCAGGCACCCAGGTCACCTACGGCGGCCGGCTCTACCAGGCTCTGGTCACCCACACCGCGCACCCCGGAGCCGGCTGGAACCCCGCCGCGACCCCGTCGCTGTGGCGTGACCTGGGCGCGTGCTCGGGAAGCACTCCGCCGCCCACCACGCCACCACCGACGACCCCGCCGCCCACCACGCCTCCGCCCACCACGCCACCACCGACCACACCTCCCCCCACCACGCCGCCGCCCACCGGCGGGACCTGCGCGGTGAAGTCGCGGCCCGCCGGCAAGGTGTTGCAGGGCTACTGGGAGAACTGGGACGGCGCCTCCAACGGCGTACACCCCGGACTCGGCTGGATCCCGATCACCGACAGCCGACTCAACCAGCACGGCTACAACGTGATCAATGCGGCGTTCCCGGTGATCCGCGCGGACGGCACGGTCCTCTGGGAGAACGGCATGGACGCTGGCGTGAAGGTGGCCACCCCGGCCGAGATGTGCCAGGCCAAAGCGGCCGGCGCCACCATCCTGATGTCGATCGGCGGGGCCGCCGCGGGCATCGACCTGAGCTCCGCCGCGGTCGCCGACCGGTTCATCGCGACGATCGTGCCGATCCTGACGGCCTACCACTTCGACGGCATCGACATCGACATCGAGACCGGCCTCACCGGCAGCGGCAACATCAACACCCTGTCGACGTCGCAGGCCAACCTGATCCGGATCATCGACGGCGTGCTGGCCCGGATGCCGTCGAACTTCGGCCTGACCATGGCACCGGAGACGGCCTACGTCACCGGCGGCAGTGTGGTCTACGGCTCGATCTGGGGCTCGTACCTGCCGATCATCAAGAAGTACGTGGACAACGGCCGGCTCTGGTGGCTGAACATGCAGTACTACAACGGCAGCATGTACGGCTGCTCCGGCGACTCGTACCCGGCGGGCACCGTGCAGGGCTTCACGGTGCAGACGCAGTGCCTGAACAACGGCCTCACCATCCAGGGCACCACCATCCGCGTGCCGTACGACAAGCAGGTCCCGGGCCTGCCGGCGCAGAACGGGGCGGGCGGCGGCTACATGTCGACGTCGTTGGTCACGCAGGCCTGGAACTCCGTGCCCGGCCTCAAGGGTCTGATGACCTGGTCGGCGAACTGGGACGGGTCGAAGGGGTGGACCTTCGGCGACAACGTGAAACGCCTGCAGGGCCGCTGA